Proteins co-encoded in one Streptomyces roseochromogenus subsp. oscitans DS 12.976 genomic window:
- a CDS encoding lipid-transfer protein — protein MTRDVAVLGAGMHPWGKWGRSFVEYGTAAAREALADAGLDWRDIGSIVGADTVRGGYPGYVAGATFAKALGWQGARVASVYAACASGAQAIAAARAQILAGLADVALVVGADAAPKGFFRPAGGERPDDPDWLRFRLLGATNPTYFGLYARRRMAVHGDTPEDFALVKVKNAAMGALNPYARYRKRVTAEEVAASAVVADPLRLLDICATSDGGAALVLSSMDFARRHGVARPVRIRAVSTVTPRFPNTVLDLPDIATDSAATAEVAGETFRASIARAAYEEAGVGPEDLSLAEVYDLSTALELQWYEDLGLCGEGEGAKLLREGATAPGGRTPVNASGGLASFGEAVPAQAIAQVCELTWQLRGAAGDRQIADARVGISANQGLFGHGSSVVAVR, from the coding sequence ATGACGAGGGACGTGGCGGTGCTCGGCGCGGGCATGCACCCATGGGGCAAATGGGGGCGCTCCTTCGTGGAGTACGGGACGGCAGCGGCCCGCGAGGCGCTCGCTGACGCCGGGCTCGACTGGCGGGACATCGGCTCGATCGTGGGCGCGGACACGGTGCGTGGCGGATATCCCGGGTATGTGGCGGGAGCCACGTTCGCCAAGGCCTTGGGCTGGCAGGGGGCCAGGGTGGCGAGTGTGTACGCGGCGTGCGCTTCCGGGGCACAGGCGATAGCCGCGGCACGGGCGCAGATACTGGCCGGGCTCGCGGACGTCGCCCTCGTGGTGGGGGCGGACGCGGCACCCAAGGGCTTCTTCCGGCCGGCGGGCGGGGAGCGTCCGGATGATCCGGACTGGCTCCGCTTCCGGCTGCTGGGCGCGACGAATCCGACGTACTTCGGGCTGTACGCGCGGCGGCGGATGGCGGTGCATGGGGACACCCCGGAGGACTTCGCGCTGGTCAAGGTGAAGAACGCCGCGATGGGCGCGCTCAACCCGTACGCCCGCTACCGCAAGCGGGTCACCGCCGAGGAGGTCGCCGCCTCCGCGGTGGTCGCCGATCCGCTGCGGCTGCTGGACATCTGCGCCACCTCGGACGGCGGCGCGGCCCTGGTGCTCTCCAGCATGGACTTCGCGCGGCGGCACGGAGTCGCCCGGCCAGTGCGGATCCGGGCGGTGTCGACGGTGACCCCGCGCTTCCCGAACACGGTGCTGGACCTGCCGGACATCGCCACGGACTCCGCAGCCACCGCGGAGGTCGCGGGTGAGACCTTCCGGGCGTCCATCGCCCGAGCGGCCTACGAGGAGGCCGGCGTCGGCCCGGAGGACCTGTCCCTGGCCGAGGTCTACGACCTGTCCACCGCGCTGGAGTTGCAGTGGTACGAGGATCTGGGACTGTGCGGCGAGGGCGAGGGGGCGAAGCTGCTGCGGGAGGGGGCTACGGCGCCGGGCGGCCGTACACCCGTCAACGCAAGTGGCGGGCTGGCCTCGTTCGGGGAGGCGGTGCCGGCGCAGGCCATCGCCCAGGTGTGCGAGCTGACCTGGCAGTTGAGAGGCGCGGCGGGCGACCGCCAGATCGCCGACGCGCGCGTGGGGATCTCCGCCAACCAGGGGCTGTTCGGGCATGGATCGTCGGTGGTGGCGGTGCGGTGA
- a CDS encoding Zn-ribbon domain-containing OB-fold protein yields MSRRGTPAAAGWFVGDGVGFRLLGTRCSSCTTVFFPREDAHCRNPYCTGGSLEEVPLSRKGHIWSYTDSRYRPPSPYVSNPELPWEPYALIAVELAAERLVVLGQAAPGVTVADLTVGMEVEVVPGVLHEDAETTWTTWHWRPTGVRA; encoded by the coding sequence TTGTCTCGGAGAGGTACACCTGCGGCCGCCGGCTGGTTCGTCGGTGACGGGGTCGGCTTCCGGCTCCTGGGCACCCGCTGCTCGTCCTGCACCACGGTGTTCTTCCCGCGCGAGGACGCCCACTGTCGCAATCCGTATTGCACCGGCGGCTCCCTGGAGGAAGTTCCCCTGTCGCGAAAGGGGCACATCTGGTCGTACACGGACAGTCGCTATCGTCCGCCGTCACCCTATGTGAGTAATCCGGAACTTCCGTGGGAGCCGTACGCGTTGATCGCGGTGGAGCTGGCAGCCGAGCGGCTCGTGGTGCTCGGACAGGCGGCTCCCGGGGTGACCGTCGCCGATCTGACGGTGGGCATGGAGGTGGAGGTCGTCCCCGGAGTGCTCCACGAGGACGCGGAGACGACCTGGACGACCTGGCACTGGCGGCCGACGGGGGTGAGGGCATGA
- a CDS encoding M15 family metallopeptidase: MTRLTRAVRGLVTTLAAVLAVTAASATAQAKPEPRAPKDFVALRTVDPTIIQEIRYFTPHNFVGRRIDGYDQPICILTRPAAEALHTAQRALLRRGYTLKVYDCYRPQRAVNHFVRWAKDLDDQATKSEFYPNVDKTRLFEDGYIAEKSGHSRGSTMDLTIVKLPARPTRPYHPGQPLVPCFAPKDERFPDNSVDMGTGFDCFDTLAHTLDPRIQGEQRANRLLLKNTMEGAGFVNLAEEWWHYTYEPEPYPDTYFDFPVSCRSLIKGD; the protein is encoded by the coding sequence ATGACACGACTCACTCGTGCAGTCCGCGGTCTCGTCACCACCCTCGCCGCCGTGCTGGCCGTGACCGCCGCCTCCGCCACCGCCCAGGCGAAGCCCGAACCCAGGGCGCCGAAGGACTTCGTCGCCCTGAGAACCGTGGACCCGACGATCATCCAGGAGATCCGCTACTTCACCCCGCACAACTTCGTCGGCCGGCGCATCGACGGCTACGACCAGCCGATCTGCATCCTCACCCGCCCCGCCGCCGAAGCCCTTCACACGGCGCAGCGCGCACTGCTGCGCAGGGGCTACACCCTCAAGGTCTACGACTGCTACCGGCCGCAGCGGGCCGTGAACCACTTTGTCCGTTGGGCCAAGGATCTCGATGATCAGGCGACGAAGAGCGAGTTCTACCCGAACGTCGACAAGACCCGGCTGTTCGAGGACGGTTACATCGCCGAGAAGTCCGGCCACAGCCGCGGCTCGACCATGGACCTGACGATCGTGAAGCTCCCCGCGAGGCCGACCCGGCCGTACCACCCGGGACAGCCGCTCGTGCCGTGCTTCGCGCCCAAAGACGAGCGGTTCCCCGACAACTCCGTCGACATGGGTACCGGATTCGACTGCTTCGACACCCTCGCGCACACCCTCGACCCGCGCATCCAGGGCGAGCAGCGCGCCAACCGCCTGCTGCTCAAGAACACCATGGAGGGCGCCGGATTCGTGAACCTCGCCGAGGAGTGGTGGCACTACACCTACGAGCCGGAGCCGTATCCGGACACCTATTTCGACTTCCCCGTGTCCTGTAGGTCGCTCATCAAGGGCGACTGA
- a CDS encoding NUDIX domain-containing protein: MSETQHSTVNSAPDSHCSSCGAPYGEGVSGWPRTCPSCGAVAYRNPLPVAIALQPVYDTKGTALVVITRTIAPARGGTALPGGYIDDREDWKQAVVRELKEETGIDAAARDVRLVDAMSSPDGHLLLFGLLPERPVEGLPPAGPTDETEGWRLLRRPEELAFPLHTVAVRAWFEGRYV; the protein is encoded by the coding sequence GTGTCCGAAACTCAGCACTCAACTGTCAACTCCGCACCGGACTCGCACTGTTCGAGTTGCGGAGCGCCCTATGGGGAAGGCGTTTCCGGCTGGCCGCGCACCTGCCCCTCCTGCGGGGCCGTCGCCTACCGCAATCCGCTGCCGGTCGCGATCGCGCTCCAGCCCGTGTACGACACCAAGGGCACCGCCCTGGTCGTCATCACCCGCACCATCGCCCCCGCGCGCGGAGGCACCGCCCTTCCCGGCGGCTACATCGACGACCGCGAAGACTGGAAACAGGCCGTCGTACGCGAGCTCAAGGAGGAGACCGGCATCGACGCGGCAGCGCGCGACGTACGGCTCGTGGACGCCATGAGCTCGCCCGACGGGCATCTGCTGCTGTTCGGACTCCTCCCGGAGCGCCCGGTGGAGGGACTCCCGCCCGCCGGCCCCACGGACGAGACCGAGGGCTGGCGGCTGCTGCGCAGGCCCGAGGAACTCGCCTTCCCGCTGCACACCGTGGCCGTACGGGCCTGGTTCGAGGGTCGTTACGTCTGA
- a CDS encoding glycoside hydrolase family 31 protein, which yields MDGRDLVRSVSVVGSGRAARGLRTVRAAWRRRRIDAAGLPRRGAERARVPGQVQGAEPGPGGGLIRFGRSELRITVAVNGAVFWGWDGAGPQPSYALGESPEPDPRAVLEPDKDGGWRVVAERATVTVSRHGAVEVCTPGGVTLRRDLPPRWWEPVGGGTARWMQRSEVAADARFFGLGGRASGPRLRDGTYRLWNTDPGRAFGPGDDPLYLTMPVQLVVADAGTHLVFHDTTWDGTVVLREGEEGAGSGHDRAGRCEVRMDGGPLRCWVMVGTPARVLHTWASLTGAPALPPAWALGHHHARWGFGSEQEMRRIVAGYQRHGLPLDAVHLDIDHYDDHQVFTVDRERFPELPQLAEELRRDGIRLVSIVDPAVKATPGNAVYDSGTAVDAFVRDPSGRTVRGVVWAGESAFPDFTHAGVRKWWGGLYEERLGQGFAGFWHDMNEPTSFNAFGEPTLPRSARHALEGRGGDHREAHNVYALCMARAGYEALRELAPERRPFLFSRSGWAGLQRYGGTWSGDVATGWPGLRASLALVLGLGLCGVPYSGPDVGGFDGSPSPELYLRWFQLGAYLPLFRTHASLRAGRREPWEFGAEVLEHARVALLERRRLLPYFMTLAHLARRTGAPYVRPVWWGAPEDRALRDCEDTFLLGDGLLVAPVLAPGADRRAVQLPRGRWYDTVTEEAYEGPAQVLVDAPLSRIPVFARAGAVIPVRGADGGLELEVWAPARGRTGGGLVVPDAGDGWDEPEIERYVARRQGRGVVVTRVRENGSAAPTHPVRVRGLD from the coding sequence ATGGACGGTCGTGACCTGGTGCGTTCGGTGAGTGTGGTGGGTTCGGGGAGGGCGGCTCGGGGGTTGCGTACCGTACGGGCAGCGTGGCGCAGGCGGCGGATCGACGCTGCCGGGTTGCCGCGGCGGGGCGCCGAGCGTGCGCGGGTTCCGGGTCAGGTGCAGGGCGCGGAGCCGGGGCCGGGTGGCGGGCTGATCCGGTTCGGCCGGTCCGAGCTGCGGATCACGGTCGCGGTGAACGGGGCGGTGTTCTGGGGGTGGGACGGGGCGGGCCCCCAGCCGTCGTACGCGCTGGGGGAGAGCCCGGAGCCGGATCCGCGGGCTGTGCTGGAGCCGGACAAGGACGGTGGCTGGCGGGTGGTCGCCGAGCGGGCCACGGTCACCGTCTCGCGGCACGGCGCGGTGGAGGTGTGCACGCCCGGCGGTGTGACCCTGCGCCGCGATCTTCCGCCGCGCTGGTGGGAGCCGGTCGGCGGGGGCACGGCACGGTGGATGCAGCGCTCGGAGGTGGCGGCCGACGCCCGCTTCTTCGGTCTGGGCGGCCGGGCGTCCGGGCCCCGGCTGCGGGACGGCACGTACCGGCTGTGGAACACCGATCCCGGCCGGGCGTTCGGCCCCGGCGACGATCCGCTGTATCTGACGATGCCGGTGCAGCTCGTGGTGGCCGATGCCGGCACGCATCTTGTGTTCCACGACACCACGTGGGACGGCACGGTGGTGCTGCGGGAGGGCGAGGAGGGCGCCGGGTCCGGGCACGACCGCGCGGGGCGCTGCGAGGTACGGATGGACGGCGGTCCGCTGCGCTGCTGGGTGATGGTGGGCACCCCCGCGCGCGTGCTGCACACCTGGGCCTCGCTGACGGGTGCGCCCGCGCTGCCGCCCGCGTGGGCGCTGGGGCACCATCACGCGCGGTGGGGCTTCGGCAGCGAGCAGGAGATGCGCCGGATCGTCGCGGGCTACCAGCGGCACGGGCTGCCGCTGGACGCCGTGCACCTGGACATCGACCACTACGACGACCACCAGGTGTTCACGGTCGACCGGGAGCGTTTTCCGGAACTGCCCCAACTCGCCGAGGAGCTGCGGCGGGACGGGATCCGGCTGGTGTCGATCGTCGATCCGGCGGTGAAGGCGACGCCGGGCAACGCCGTGTACGACAGCGGTACGGCCGTGGACGCGTTCGTGCGGGACCCCTCCGGGCGCACGGTGCGCGGTGTGGTGTGGGCCGGCGAGTCGGCCTTCCCGGACTTCACGCACGCGGGCGTGCGCAAGTGGTGGGGCGGGCTGTACGAGGAGCGGCTGGGGCAGGGCTTCGCGGGGTTCTGGCACGACATGAATGAGCCGACGTCGTTCAACGCCTTCGGCGAGCCGACCCTGCCGCGTTCGGCCCGGCACGCCCTGGAGGGACGCGGGGGCGATCACCGGGAAGCACACAACGTGTATGCGCTGTGTATGGCCCGGGCGGGCTACGAAGCGCTGCGCGAGCTGGCGCCCGAGCGGCGGCCGTTCCTGTTCTCGCGCTCCGGCTGGGCGGGGCTGCAGCGGTACGGGGGCACGTGGTCCGGGGACGTGGCGACGGGCTGGCCGGGGCTGCGGGCGTCCCTGGCGCTGGTGCTGGGGCTCGGACTGTGCGGGGTGCCGTACTCGGGCCCGGACGTGGGCGGTTTCGACGGCAGCCCCTCACCGGAGCTGTATCTGAGGTGGTTCCAGCTCGGCGCGTATCTGCCGCTGTTCCGCACCCATGCGAGTCTGCGGGCGGGGCGCCGGGAGCCCTGGGAGTTCGGTGCCGAGGTGCTGGAGCACGCGCGCGTGGCGCTGCTGGAACGGCGGCGGCTGCTGCCGTACTTCATGACGCTGGCGCATCTGGCCCGGCGCACCGGCGCGCCCTATGTGCGGCCGGTGTGGTGGGGGGCCCCGGAGGACCGGGCGCTGCGGGACTGCGAGGACACGTTTCTGCTCGGGGACGGTCTGCTGGTGGCTCCGGTGCTGGCCCCGGGTGCCGACCGGCGTGCGGTGCAGCTGCCGCGCGGGCGCTGGTACGACACGGTGACGGAGGAGGCGTACGAGGGGCCGGCACAGGTGCTCGTCGACGCGCCGCTGTCGCGGATACCGGTGTTCGCGCGCGCGGGTGCGGTCATTCCCGTGCGCGGTGCCGACGGCGGCCTCGAACTGGAGGTGTGGGCACCCGCGCGCGGCCGGACCGGGGGCGGTCTGGTCGTGCCGGACGCGGGCGACGGGTGGGACGAACCGGAGATCGAACGTTACGTCGCCCGCCGGCAGGGCCGTGGGGTGGTGGTCACCCGGGTGCGGGAGAACGGCTCCGCCGCGCCGACCCACCCGGTGCGGGTACGGGGGCTGGACTGA
- a CDS encoding acetoacetate--CoA ligase — MSTANPQPLWQPDPERIAQARITQFQAWAAEHHGAPAEGGYPALHQWSVDHLETFWEAVTEYFDVRFSTPYARVLGDRSMPGAQWFPGATLNYAEHALRTAADRADRPALLYVDETHEPRPVTWADLRRQVGSLAAGLRALGVRPGDRVSGYLPNIPQSVVALLATAAVGAVWTSCAPDFGARSVLDRFQQVEPVVLFTVDGYRYGGKEHDRREIVAELRRELPTVRAVVHIPLLGTDAPEGALEWSALTAGDTEPVFEQVPFDHPLWVLYSSGTTGLPKAIVQSQGGILVEHLKQLGLHCDLGPEDRFFWYTSTGWMMWNFLVSGLLTGTTIVLYDGSPGYPDTGAQWRIAECTAATLFGTSAAYVMACRKAGVHPARDFDLSTVKCVATTGSPLPPDGFRWLHDEFAQSGADLWIASVSGGTDVCSCFAGGVPTLPVYTGELQAPGLGTDLQAWDPNGNPVIDEVGELVVTNPMPSMPIRFWNDPDGSRYHDSYFDTYPGVWRHGDWITLTSRGTVIIHGRSDSTLNRQGVRMGSADIYEVVERLPEIRESLVIGIEQPDGGYWMPLFVHLAPGAVLDEALLNRIKQTIREQLSPRHVPDEIIEVPGIPHTLTGKRIEVPVKRLLQGTPLEKAVNPGSIDNLALLDFYEELARKRA; from the coding sequence ATGTCGACCGCGAACCCCCAGCCGCTCTGGCAGCCCGATCCCGAGCGGATCGCCCAGGCCCGCATCACCCAGTTCCAGGCGTGGGCCGCCGAACACCACGGCGCCCCGGCCGAGGGCGGCTACCCCGCCCTGCACCAGTGGTCCGTCGACCACCTGGAGACCTTCTGGGAAGCCGTCACGGAGTACTTCGACGTACGGTTCTCGACGCCCTACGCGCGCGTGCTCGGCGACCGCTCGATGCCGGGCGCCCAGTGGTTCCCCGGAGCCACCCTCAACTACGCCGAACACGCCCTGCGCACCGCGGCCGACCGCGCGGACCGACCCGCCCTCCTGTACGTCGACGAGACCCACGAACCCCGCCCGGTGACCTGGGCCGACCTGCGCCGCCAGGTCGGCTCCCTCGCGGCCGGACTCCGCGCCCTCGGCGTCCGCCCCGGCGACCGTGTCAGCGGCTACCTGCCCAACATCCCCCAGTCCGTCGTCGCCCTGCTCGCCACGGCCGCCGTAGGCGCCGTATGGACCTCCTGCGCCCCCGACTTCGGCGCCCGCAGCGTCCTCGACCGCTTCCAGCAGGTCGAACCCGTCGTCCTGTTCACCGTCGACGGCTACCGCTACGGCGGCAAGGAGCACGACCGCCGCGAGATCGTCGCCGAGCTGCGCCGTGAGCTGCCCACCGTGCGCGCCGTCGTCCACATCCCGCTGCTCGGCACCGACGCCCCGGAAGGTGCCCTGGAGTGGTCGGCGCTGACGGCGGGGGACACCGAGCCCGTCTTCGAGCAGGTGCCCTTCGACCACCCGCTGTGGGTGCTGTACTCCTCCGGCACGACCGGCCTGCCCAAGGCCATCGTCCAGTCCCAGGGCGGCATCCTGGTCGAACACCTCAAACAGCTCGGCCTGCATTGCGACCTCGGCCCTGAGGATCGTTTCTTCTGGTACACCTCGACCGGCTGGATGATGTGGAACTTCCTCGTCTCCGGCTTGCTCACGGGCACGACGATCGTCCTCTACGACGGCAGCCCCGGCTACCCGGACACCGGCGCCCAGTGGCGGATCGCCGAGTGCACCGCAGCCACCCTCTTCGGCACCTCCGCCGCCTACGTCATGGCTTGCCGCAAGGCCGGTGTCCACCCGGCGCGCGACTTCGACCTGTCCACGGTGAAGTGCGTCGCCACCACCGGCTCACCGCTGCCGCCCGACGGCTTCCGCTGGCTGCACGACGAGTTCGCGCAGAGCGGGGCCGACCTGTGGATCGCCTCCGTCAGCGGCGGCACCGACGTCTGCTCCTGCTTCGCCGGCGGCGTACCGACGCTCCCCGTCTACACCGGCGAACTCCAGGCACCCGGACTCGGCACCGACCTGCAGGCCTGGGACCCGAACGGCAACCCGGTCATCGACGAGGTCGGCGAGCTCGTCGTCACCAACCCCATGCCCTCCATGCCGATCCGCTTCTGGAACGACCCCGACGGCAGTCGCTACCACGACAGCTACTTCGACACCTACCCCGGTGTCTGGCGGCACGGCGACTGGATCACCCTCACCTCACGCGGCACCGTGATCATCCACGGCCGCTCCGACTCCACCCTCAACCGGCAGGGCGTGCGCATGGGCTCGGCCGACATCTACGAGGTCGTCGAGCGCCTGCCCGAGATCAGGGAATCCCTCGTCATCGGCATCGAACAGCCCGACGGCGGCTACTGGATGCCGCTGTTCGTGCACCTCGCGCCGGGCGCCGTGCTCGACGAGGCACTCCTGAACCGCATCAAGCAGACCATCCGTGAACAGCTCTCGCCACGCCACGTACCCGACGAGATCATCGAGGTGCCCGGCATCCCGCACACCCTCACCGGCAAGCGCATCGAGGTCCCCGTCAAGCGCCTCCTGCAGGGCACGCCCCTGGAGAAGGCGGTCAACCCCGGCTCCATCGACAACCTCGCCCTGCTCGACTTCTACGAGGAACTCGCCCGCAAGCGCGCCTGA
- the ptsP gene encoding phosphoenolpyruvate--protein phosphotransferase — METTLRGVGVSHGVAIGEVRHMGTAVLEPPAKQIPVEEAEREQGRVRQAVDAVAADLMARGNLAGGEAQAVLEAQAMMAQDPELMADVDRRIAVGSTAERAVYDAFAAYRELLAAAGEYLAGRVADLDDVRNRIVARLLGVPMPGVPDSDQPYVLVARDLAPADTALLDPSLVLGFVTEEGGPTSHSAILARALGVPAVVALPGAGELAEGTVIAVDGSTGDIFVNPSEAKKAELEAAAAARKAALAASTGPGATADGHKVPLLANVGGPADVPAAVEAGAEGVGLFRTEFLFLDDSKNAPSEEKQVQAYRQVLEAFPEGRVVVRVLDAGADKPLDFLTPADEPNPALGVRGLRTLLDHPEILRTQLTALAKAAEGLPVYLEVMAPMVADRKDAKAFADACREAGLQAKFGAMVEIPSAALRARSILQEVEFLSLGTNDLAQYTFAADRQVGAVSRLQDPWQPALLDLVALSAESAKAEGKSCGVCGEAASDPLLACVLTGLGVTSLSMGSASIPYVRATLAKYTLAQCERAAAAARAAESAEEARSAAQAVLSGE, encoded by the coding sequence ATGGAGACAACGCTGCGAGGCGTGGGCGTGAGCCATGGCGTGGCCATCGGCGAGGTTCGGCACATGGGTACGGCGGTGCTGGAGCCGCCGGCCAAGCAGATTCCCGTGGAAGAGGCCGAGCGGGAGCAGGGGCGCGTCCGCCAGGCCGTGGACGCCGTCGCCGCCGATCTGATGGCGCGCGGCAATCTGGCGGGGGGCGAGGCCCAGGCCGTGCTCGAGGCGCAGGCCATGATGGCGCAGGACCCCGAGCTGATGGCGGACGTGGACCGGCGGATCGCCGTCGGCAGCACGGCCGAGCGTGCGGTGTACGACGCCTTCGCGGCGTACCGCGAGCTGCTGGCCGCTGCCGGTGAGTACCTCGCCGGCCGGGTGGCCGACCTCGATGACGTGCGGAATCGTATCGTCGCCCGGCTGCTGGGCGTTCCTATGCCGGGTGTGCCGGACAGCGACCAGCCGTATGTGCTCGTGGCGCGGGACCTGGCTCCTGCCGACACCGCGCTGCTGGACCCGTCTCTGGTGCTCGGTTTCGTGACCGAGGAGGGCGGGCCGACCAGCCACAGCGCGATCCTGGCGCGGGCGCTGGGGGTGCCGGCGGTCGTGGCGCTGCCGGGTGCCGGTGAGCTGGCCGAGGGCACGGTGATCGCCGTCGACGGCAGCACCGGCGACATCTTCGTGAACCCGAGTGAGGCGAAGAAGGCGGAGCTGGAGGCCGCGGCCGCCGCGCGGAAGGCCGCGCTGGCCGCCTCGACCGGGCCGGGTGCGACCGCGGACGGGCACAAGGTGCCGCTGCTGGCCAACGTGGGCGGGCCGGCGGACGTACCGGCCGCGGTGGAGGCCGGGGCCGAGGGTGTCGGTCTGTTCCGTACCGAGTTCCTGTTTCTGGACGACAGCAAGAACGCTCCTTCCGAAGAGAAGCAGGTACAGGCCTACCGGCAGGTGCTGGAGGCGTTCCCCGAGGGCCGTGTGGTCGTGCGGGTGCTGGACGCCGGAGCGGACAAGCCGCTGGACTTCCTGACGCCGGCCGACGAGCCGAACCCGGCGCTCGGCGTGCGGGGTCTGCGTACGCTGCTGGACCATCCCGAGATCCTGCGGACGCAGCTGACCGCGCTGGCGAAGGCCGCCGAGGGGCTGCCCGTCTACCTCGAGGTCATGGCGCCGATGGTGGCGGACCGCAAGGACGCGAAGGCGTTCGCGGACGCCTGCCGTGAGGCGGGGCTGCAGGCGAAGTTCGGCGCGATGGTGGAGATCCCGTCGGCCGCGCTGCGGGCGCGTTCGATCCTGCAGGAGGTCGAGTTCCTGTCGCTGGGGACCAATGACCTCGCGCAGTACACGTTCGCGGCCGACCGGCAGGTGGGCGCGGTGTCCCGGCTTCAGGACCCGTGGCAGCCGGCGCTGCTGGATCTGGTCGCGCTGTCGGCGGAGTCGGCCAAGGCCGAGGGCAAGAGCTGTGGTGTGTGCGGTGAGGCCGCGTCCGACCCGCTGCTGGCCTGTGTGCTGACCGGTCTGGGTGTCACCTCCCTGTCCATGGGTTCGGCGTCGATTCCTTATGTCCGGGCGACGCTGGCGAAGTACACGCTGGCGCAGTGCGAGCGGGCCGCGGCGGCCGCGCGTGCCGCGGAGAGCGCCGAGGAGGCGCGCAGCGCGGCTCAGGCGGTGCTCTCCGGCGAGTAG
- a CDS encoding PTS sugar transporter subunit IIA, which translates to MTTVTSPLAGRAIGLAEVPDPVFSGAMVGPGTAIDPVREASEAVAPVDGVIVSLHPHAFVVVDESGHGVLTHLGIDTVQLNGEGFELLVNKGDSVTRGQAIVRWNPAAVEAAGKSPVCPVVALEATAESLSDLRDSGDVKAGDSLFAWN; encoded by the coding sequence ATGACCACCGTGACGTCCCCTCTTGCCGGACGTGCCATCGGACTGGCCGAGGTGCCGGATCCGGTCTTCTCCGGGGCCATGGTCGGCCCGGGCACCGCGATCGACCCCGTGCGTGAGGCGTCCGAGGCCGTCGCCCCCGTGGACGGCGTCATCGTCTCCCTGCACCCGCACGCCTTCGTCGTAGTGGACGAGAGTGGGCACGGCGTGCTCACCCATCTCGGCATCGACACCGTGCAGCTCAACGGCGAGGGTTTCGAGCTGCTCGTCAACAAGGGGGACAGCGTGACGCGCGGCCAGGCCATCGTGCGCTGGAACCCCGCCGCCGTGGAGGCCGCCGGCAAGTCACCGGTCTGCCCCGTCGTCGCTCTCGAAGCCACGGCCGAGTCCCTCTCCGACCTCCGTGACAGCGGAGACGTGAAGGCCGGCGACAGCCTCTTCGCCTGGAACTGA
- a CDS encoding CDP-alcohol phosphatidyltransferase family protein gives MEVQETRVQTDRVLTIPNILSMARLVGVPLFLWLILRPEFGGPKSDHWALLVLAFSGISDYLDGKLARRWNQISSLGRLLDPAADRLYVLSTLVGLTWRGILPLWLTALLLARELMLLVMVGILRRHGYPPPQVNFLGKAATFNLMYAFPLLLLSDGHGWIASLAAIFGWAFAGWGTTLYWWAGVLYVVQVRRLVRADAMAD, from the coding sequence GTGGAGGTCCAGGAGACGCGTGTCCAGACGGACCGGGTCCTCACCATCCCCAACATCCTCAGCATGGCACGGCTCGTCGGTGTCCCCCTCTTCCTGTGGTTGATCCTCAGGCCCGAGTTCGGGGGACCCAAGAGCGACCACTGGGCCCTCCTGGTGCTGGCCTTCAGCGGGATCAGCGACTATCTCGACGGCAAGCTCGCCCGGCGCTGGAATCAGATCAGCAGTCTCGGCCGGCTTCTCGACCCCGCCGCCGACCGGCTGTATGTACTTTCCACGCTGGTCGGACTCACCTGGCGGGGGATCCTCCCGCTCTGGCTGACCGCCCTTCTGCTCGCACGAGAGCTGATGCTCCTGGTGATGGTGGGCATCCTCCGCCGGCATGGGTATCCGCCGCCGCAGGTGAACTTCCTCGGGAAGGCCGCCACCTTCAACCTGATGTACGCCTTCCCGTTGCTGCTCCTTAGCGATGGACACGGTTGGATCGCGTCACTCGCTGCTATTTTCGGATGGGCGTTCGCCGGGTGGGGTACAACGCTCTACTGGTGGGCAGGAGTGCTCTACGTGGTACAGGTCCGCCGTTTGGTCCGTGCGGACGCCATGGCCGATTGA